In one Cronobacter dublinensis subsp. dublinensis LMG 23823 genomic region, the following are encoded:
- the tssF gene encoding type VI secretion system baseplate subunit TssF yields MDNKFLDYYNKELTYMREMAQDFAIRHPKIAARLGMHGIEIADPYVERLIEAFCFMSARMQIKLDAEFPLFTQRLLDIIYPNYTSPVPSMGVVQLKPDFKEGDLTQGYKVARQSAFYTPIAPGEATRCEFRSGHEVTLWPLEIAEARLTSLPPDIPSSAKFHFPLQRLKGALRIKLKLHEELHFSQLDGLDQLPIYIDGDERVVSHIFELIHTAHVAMLVRGQSDAGTEDTLIAQSPLAFAGLNPEQGLLPFQWNIFHGHNLLLEYFACRQRFYFFTLTQLSKGLKNIDSNEAEIIILLDNAPQDLVGHITASRFLLFCTPVVNLFPKHMDKIEVNRALNEFHVVADRSRPLDYEVFSISKVVGQQAETSNEVIFNPLFQTRHYHNGNAGRYFSLTRRSRTLEKNVRKYETRTPYRGTEVFISLVDQHEAPYSDAIRYLSIDALVTNRDLPALLSRTGSFNLTMTDAAPVEGARFVCAPSVPQPPFAKDESAWRLIRQLSFNYQPLADMHHSPGGEALRKMLRLFVSHSDHEANTQIDALVGCKSEPVIRRLPDDGLLIYGRGVRCTLTVDENGFSGISPYLFGLIMENYIARHAAINVFTETELVSMQRGRITCWKARPGRRGVL; encoded by the coding sequence ATGGATAATAAATTTCTTGACTATTACAACAAAGAACTCACCTACATGAGGGAAATGGCCCAGGATTTCGCCATACGTCATCCTAAGATTGCCGCACGCCTGGGGATGCATGGCATTGAAATTGCAGACCCTTATGTAGAGCGCCTGATTGAAGCGTTTTGTTTTATGTCCGCCCGTATGCAAATCAAACTGGATGCGGAATTTCCTCTCTTTACCCAACGCTTACTGGATATTATTTACCCCAATTATACCTCTCCGGTGCCGTCCATGGGCGTGGTTCAGTTGAAGCCGGACTTTAAAGAGGGCGATCTCACTCAGGGTTATAAGGTTGCGCGTCAAAGCGCTTTCTATACGCCAATCGCACCTGGTGAAGCGACACGTTGCGAATTTCGCAGCGGTCATGAGGTCACTTTATGGCCGCTTGAAATCGCTGAGGCCCGTCTGACGTCGTTACCGCCAGATATTCCCTCGTCCGCCAAATTCCATTTCCCCCTTCAGCGGCTCAAGGGTGCACTGCGTATAAAATTGAAGCTGCATGAAGAACTGCACTTTTCGCAGCTGGACGGGCTTGATCAATTACCCATTTATATCGATGGCGATGAACGCGTGGTTTCTCACATCTTTGAGCTTATCCATACAGCGCATGTCGCCATGCTGGTCCGGGGGCAATCTGACGCAGGAACTGAAGATACGCTGATTGCGCAGTCACCGTTAGCCTTTGCAGGTCTGAATCCTGAACAAGGATTACTGCCCTTTCAATGGAATATTTTTCATGGGCATAACCTGCTCCTGGAGTATTTTGCCTGCCGCCAGCGCTTTTACTTTTTTACCCTGACACAGCTAAGTAAAGGCCTGAAGAATATCGACAGTAATGAAGCTGAGATTATCATCCTGCTGGATAATGCTCCGCAGGATTTAGTCGGTCACATTACAGCCTCACGGTTCCTGCTGTTTTGTACGCCCGTTGTTAATCTGTTTCCTAAACATATGGATAAGATTGAGGTCAACAGGGCGTTAAATGAATTTCATGTTGTGGCCGATCGCAGCCGGCCGCTGGATTATGAGGTTTTTTCGATTAGTAAGGTTGTTGGGCAGCAAGCTGAGACCAGCAATGAGGTCATTTTTAATCCTCTGTTCCAGACTCGTCATTACCATAATGGCAACGCCGGACGCTATTTTTCTCTGACGAGGCGCTCAAGGACGCTTGAAAAAAACGTTCGTAAATATGAAACGCGCACGCCTTATCGCGGGACCGAAGTTTTTATCTCGCTGGTTGACCAGCACGAAGCGCCATATAGCGACGCAATCCGCTATTTATCTATAGATGCACTGGTCACCAATCGCGATCTTCCGGCGTTACTTTCACGCACGGGCAGTTTTAATCTGACCATGACGGATGCGGCACCGGTTGAGGGTGCCAGATTCGTTTGCGCGCCCTCCGTCCCGCAACCGCCTTTCGCCAAAGATGAGTCCGCCTGGCGCCTGATACGTCAGCTCAGTTTTAACTATCAACCTCTGGCGGATATGCATCACAGCCCTGGCGGGGAAGCGCTGCGCAAGATGCTGCGTTTATTTGTCAGTCACTCCGATCATGAAGCCAATACGCAAATTGATGCACTGGTAGGTTGTAAAAGCGAACCGGTCATTCGTCGCTTACCCGATGATGGCTTGCTTATCTATGGCAGAGGCGTGCGTTGCACGCTGACAGTTGATGAAAATGGTTTCTCAGGAATAAGCCCTTATCTTTTCGGGCTCATCATGGAAAATTATATTGCCCGGCACGCTGCTATTAATGTTTTCACGGAGACGGAACTGGTGTCTATGCAGCGCGGACGCATTACCTGCTGGAAAGCGCGCCCCGGAAGGAGAGGTGTACTGTGA